ACCTCTTTAAAGTGATCTGCGGTTTCAAAAATGAGCTGAATATCTTGCTCTTTTAGATATTTTATGCCTAACAAGTGTTGCACACTTAACTCGCTCATAATTGAATTTTCTAGGTATTAGGTACTTCCGTTTTTGTATTCACTAAATATATGGCATCTTCCCCATCATTCTCTTTCCACATCACTTTTACTTTTTCATTATTTATAGCGTCTACTTGCCGGCCCCTATAATTGGGTTGAATCGGCAAATGCCTGCTAAATCTTCTGTCTATTAAGGTGAGAAGTTCTATTTCTAAAGGTCGCCCAAAAGATTGTATGGCCGTAAGGGCGGCTCGAATACTACGTCCGGTATACAAAACGTCGTCAATAAAGACTACGTTTTTATCCTCTATTAAAAAATTGATATTGGTTTTATTCGCCTCCAATGTTTTATCTCCCCTTCGAAAATCATCGCGATAAAAAGTAATGTCTAAAAACCCTAAGTCGATATGCTTTACGCCATAGTCTTTTTTCAATATATCGTTTAGGCGTTGCGCCAAAAAAATACCACGGGGTTGAATACCGATGAGTACTGTATTCTTAAAATCTAAATGATTCTCTAAAAGCTGACAAGCCAAGCGATGTAGGATGATATGTATCTCTTTCGAAGAAAGCAATAGTTTTTGACTCATACTTAATTTGTGTAATTACAAAAGTATCAAATTATATGTTAAAAATTGTCACTAAATTAATTTTCATTTGAAGTGTTTAGAAAACTACTTTTTAAACTTTTTTAATGTGTATTACTAAATCAATTTAAAATAGCATATCACATAATACACCTAATAATAAGATTAAAACCAAAAATATAGGTTTATAAGACCATGTATTCTAATGTGCACCTTATGCTATTCAGAAAAAATATCACAAAAAAAACCCGAACAGATGA
The sequence above is drawn from the Cellulophaga sp. Hel_I_12 genome and encodes:
- the pyrR gene encoding bifunctional pyr operon transcriptional regulator/uracil phosphoribosyltransferase PyrR, which produces MSQKLLLSSKEIHIILHRLACQLLENHLDFKNTVLIGIQPRGIFLAQRLNDILKKDYGVKHIDLGFLDITFYRDDFRRGDKTLEANKTNINFLIEDKNVVFIDDVLYTGRSIRAALTAIQSFGRPLEIELLTLIDRRFSRHLPIQPNYRGRQVDAINNEKVKVMWKENDGEDAIYLVNTKTEVPNT